A portion of the Polaribacter cellanae genome contains these proteins:
- a CDS encoding Arm DNA-binding domain-containing protein, with product MQTSKTFSIHFWLNLAKKKGNSAPIYARITVNGKRAEISLKRDILVTYWDTKSKRAKPRTPGAKMLNAYLDVLVFCK from the coding sequence ATGCAGACTTCAAAAACATTCAGTATTCATTTTTGGCTGAACCTAGCCAAGAAAAAAGGAAATTCAGCTCCTATTTATGCACGTATTACCGTAAACGGAAAACGTGCCGAAATCAGTTTAAAACGAGACATTTTGGTTACCTATTGGGACACCAAATCAAAAAGAGCCAAACCAAGAACACCTGGAGCTAAAATGCTCAATGCCTATTTAGATGTGCTTGTTTTTTGCAAATAA
- a CDS encoding C40 family peptidase produces MRAEASDISEMTSQLLFGEHFEIIEKQKNWSKIRLTFDNFEGFIDNKQYQEITPEFYSEICNEIPKYSGEILDFVTNTNNELTTIPIGCNLPLFKNGKLKLGTTVFSYENAIFSDKKLKNEILKTAFSFLNSPFLWGGKTPFGIDCSGFTQMVYKLCGYTLYRNAKEQATQGEVLSFIEESEPGDLAFFDNEEGEIIHVGIILNDYNIIHAHGKVRIDILDHSGIFNADLQKHTHKLRVIKKMI; encoded by the coding sequence ATGAGAGCAGAAGCGTCCGACATTTCTGAAATGACAAGTCAGCTTTTGTTTGGTGAACATTTCGAAATTATTGAAAAACAAAAAAATTGGAGTAAGATTCGATTGACTTTCGATAATTTCGAGGGTTTTATAGACAACAAACAATACCAAGAAATTACTCCAGAATTTTATTCTGAAATTTGCAATGAAATTCCCAAATATTCTGGTGAAATTTTAGATTTCGTAACAAATACAAATAACGAGTTAACTACCATTCCTATTGGATGTAATCTACCTTTATTTAAAAACGGAAAACTAAAATTAGGAACTACTGTTTTTTCGTATGAAAATGCTATATTTTCTGATAAAAAATTAAAAAACGAAATTTTAAAAACTGCTTTTTCTTTTTTAAATTCTCCTTTTCTTTGGGGAGGAAAAACTCCATTTGGCATCGATTGTTCTGGATTTACACAAATGGTTTATAAACTTTGTGGATATACATTATACAGAAATGCAAAAGAACAAGCTACGCAAGGCGAAGTTTTAAGTTTTATTGAAGAAAGTGAACCTGGAGATTTGGCTTTTTTTGATAATGAAGAGGGCGAAATTATTCATGTTGGCATTATACTTAATGATTACAACATTATACACGCACATGGTAAAGTTAGAATAGACATTTTGGATCACAGTGGTATTTTTAATGCCGATTTACAAAAACATACGCATAAATTAAGAGTTATTAAAAAAATGATATAA
- a CDS encoding acetyl-CoA C-acyltransferase has protein sequence MKEVVIVSVARTPIGSFMGSLSSIPAPKLGAVAIKGALEKINLSPNLVQEVFMGNVVSAGLGQAPARQAAIYAGIPDVVPCTTVNKVCASGMKSIMLAAQTIALGDADIVVAGGMENMSSIPHYQHARNGAKFGPITMEDGMQKDGLVDAYENVAMGVCADACATEYRFSREDQDAFAIQSYKRSANAWNEGKYADEIVPVEIPQRRGEPIIFSEDEEYKNVKMEKIPALRAAFTKDGTVTAANASTINDGGAALVLMSAEKATALNITPLAKIKSYADAAHEPKWFTTAPAKALPKALAKVNLSINDVDYFELNEAFSIVGLANMKILGITNDKVNVNGGAVSLGHPLGVSGARIVIALTSILKQNNAKIGAAAICNGGGGASALIVERI, from the coding sequence ATGAAAGAAGTCGTAATTGTATCGGTTGCAAGAACACCCATTGGAAGTTTTATGGGAAGTTTATCTTCAATTCCAGCCCCAAAATTGGGTGCTGTTGCCATTAAAGGAGCCTTGGAAAAAATTAATTTATCTCCTAATTTAGTACAAGAAGTATTTATGGGAAATGTTGTTTCTGCTGGTTTAGGGCAAGCCCCTGCTAGACAAGCAGCAATTTATGCAGGAATTCCAGATGTTGTACCTTGTACAACCGTTAACAAAGTATGTGCTTCTGGTATGAAGTCTATTATGTTGGCTGCACAAACCATTGCTTTAGGCGATGCAGATATTGTAGTTGCTGGTGGTATGGAAAATATGAGTTCAATACCTCATTATCAGCATGCAAGAAATGGTGCTAAATTTGGGCCAATTACAATGGAAGATGGAATGCAAAAAGATGGTTTGGTAGATGCCTACGAAAATGTTGCAATGGGAGTTTGTGCAGATGCTTGTGCTACAGAGTATCGCTTTTCAAGAGAAGACCAAGATGCTTTTGCTATTCAATCTTATAAAAGATCTGCGAATGCTTGGAATGAAGGAAAATATGCTGATGAAATTGTGCCTGTAGAAATTCCTCAAAGACGTGGAGAACCTATTATTTTTTCTGAAGATGAAGAGTATAAAAATGTAAAAATGGAAAAAATCCCTGCTTTAAGGGCTGCTTTTACGAAAGACGGAACTGTTACTGCTGCAAATGCATCCACAATTAACGATGGAGGCGCTGCATTGGTTTTAATGTCTGCCGAAAAAGCAACAGCATTAAATATAACGCCATTAGCAAAAATAAAAAGTTATGCAGATGCTGCTCACGAACCAAAGTGGTTTACAACTGCTCCTGCAAAAGCATTACCAAAAGCTTTGGCAAAAGTAAATCTTTCGATTAACGATGTAGATTATTTCGAATTAAATGAAGCTTTTTCTATTGTTGGTTTGGCTAATATGAAAATCTTAGGAATTACAAACGATAAAGTAAATGTAAATGGTGGTGCTGTTTCTTTAGGACATCCTTTAGGAGTTTCTGGTGCAAGAATTGTTATTGCTTTAACTTCTATACTAAAACAAAATAATGCCAAAATTGGTGCTGCTGCAATTTGTAATGGTGGTGGTGGTGCAAGTGCATTAATTGTTGAAAGAATTTAA
- a CDS encoding RNA polymerase sigma factor, whose amino-acid sequence MNFNNNFFLVRQLKEGNEKAYNFLMESYYPNLCAYAETLIRNRSGAEDIVQNVFVTVWIKREQLNAKFSIKSYLYKSVYNEFIDYYRKNKPIVYLEKKYLEALDLVIEKDYEDLEALIKIVDLEINNLPTKCKKIFLLNKKEGLTHIEISEYLKISTKTVEGHMTRAFKILSKKIKKQSKAFFYFILN is encoded by the coding sequence ATGAATTTCAATAATAATTTTTTTTTAGTAAGACAATTAAAAGAAGGAAATGAAAAAGCTTATAATTTTTTAATGGAGTCATATTATCCAAATCTCTGTGCTTATGCAGAAACTTTAATTAGAAATCGTTCTGGAGCAGAGGATATTGTTCAGAATGTTTTTGTAACCGTATGGATTAAAAGAGAACAGTTAAATGCTAAATTTTCTATAAAAAGTTATTTGTATAAATCTGTATATAATGAGTTTATTGATTACTATAGAAAAAATAAACCCATTGTATATTTAGAGAAAAAATATTTAGAAGCTTTAGATTTAGTTATTGAAAAGGATTATGAAGATTTAGAAGCATTAATAAAGATAGTTGATTTAGAAATAAACAACCTACCAACTAAATGTAAAAAAATATTTTTATTGAATAAAAAAGAAGGGTTAACGCATATCGAAATTTCGGAATATCTAAAAATATCTACAAAAACGGTTGAAGGACACATGACTAGAGCCTTTAAAATTTTAAGTAAAAAAATTAAAAAGCAAAGTAAAGCCTTTTTTTATTTCATTTTAAATTGA
- a CDS encoding HD family phosphohydrolase, which produces MKDLVNKLYQNNTIIYKVILFLLTTIAIVYLFPKGGQFKYDFSNGQLWKYDNLYAPFDFAIQKSEEEIAIEKKEIEANAKLYFNFNSSVIDEVKNAFNRRMILFIENDSLSIEKINKLKRNGLKTIEEVYKTGFLEVISQDRVSNKNELVAIRKNNVVEDVLFKNLYNSSEILHIIKKNLGSEPYSKEQIKVLDILAEIIKPNVIYDSDFTNKIIDTDAKNISYTKGKVSEGELIILKGGIVEGKKLEMLNSLKSESESKVWTDSNYNWIILGYTILVALAMLMLLLFLKKYRVEIYNNNNTVTFIFFNVFSMIFVQTLVIKYNPDYLYVVPLSVLPIVLKAFFDARLGLFTHVLTVLLLGYIVPNSFEFIYLHIIAGIVTILTVSELYKRANLFISVAQITLIYMITYFAFSIIKEGNASKINLDYFMLFAANGLLSFLAIILIYMYEKVFGLVSDVTLLELSNTNSKLLRELNEKAPGTFQHSMQVANLAEAAANEIGANSMLVRTGALYHDVGKIVNPMYFIENQTTGVNPHNDLSPRDSAKIITDHVIKGVEIAKKYNIPDRIIDFIRTHHGTSTTYYFYVKEQEQNPDTKVDIKKFQYQGPLPFSKETAILMMCDAAEAASKSLGKPTAQSISDLIDKITDKQMADNQFINSNITLKEIETIKKVIKKKLMNIYHLRVEYPE; this is translated from the coding sequence ATGAAGGATTTAGTTAATAAATTATACCAAAATAACACGATTATTTATAAGGTAATCTTGTTCTTGCTTACCACTATTGCTATTGTGTATTTATTCCCAAAAGGAGGGCAGTTTAAATACGATTTTAGCAATGGCCAATTATGGAAATACGATAATTTATATGCACCTTTCGATTTTGCGATTCAGAAATCAGAAGAAGAAATAGCAATAGAAAAGAAAGAGATAGAAGCAAACGCTAAGCTGTACTTTAATTTTAATTCTTCTGTTATAGATGAAGTAAAAAATGCTTTTAATAGACGAATGATCTTGTTTATTGAAAACGATTCTTTATCTATTGAAAAAATAAATAAACTAAAAAGAAACGGACTAAAAACAATTGAAGAAGTATATAAAACAGGTTTTTTAGAAGTAATTAGTCAAGATAGGGTCTCAAATAAAAATGAATTAGTTGCCATTCGAAAGAATAATGTTGTTGAAGATGTGTTGTTTAAAAATTTATACAATTCATCAGAAATTTTACATATTATTAAAAAGAATTTAGGTTCAGAGCCTTATTCTAAAGAACAAATTAAGGTATTAGATATTTTAGCTGAAATTATAAAACCAAACGTTATTTATGATTCCGATTTTACGAATAAAATTATAGATACAGATGCTAAAAATATAAGCTATACAAAAGGAAAAGTTTCTGAAGGAGAATTAATAATTCTAAAAGGAGGTATTGTCGAGGGAAAAAAGTTAGAGATGTTAAACTCTCTAAAAAGTGAGTCGGAATCTAAAGTTTGGACAGATTCTAACTATAATTGGATAATCCTTGGATACACCATTTTAGTTGCGTTAGCAATGTTAATGTTATTATTGTTTTTGAAAAAATACAGAGTAGAAATTTACAATAATAACAATACAGTTACATTTATATTTTTTAATGTATTCTCTATGATTTTTGTGCAAACATTAGTTATAAAATACAATCCAGATTATTTATATGTAGTTCCATTAAGTGTATTGCCAATCGTTTTAAAAGCTTTTTTTGATGCACGATTAGGGCTTTTTACACACGTTTTAACAGTATTACTTTTAGGGTATATAGTTCCAAATAGTTTTGAGTTTATTTATTTACACATTATTGCAGGTATTGTTACCATTTTAACAGTTTCAGAGCTTTACAAGAGAGCTAATTTATTTATTTCAGTAGCACAGATTACTTTAATTTATATGATTACTTATTTTGCTTTTTCCATTATAAAGGAAGGAAATGCTTCTAAAATAAATTTAGATTATTTTATGCTTTTTGCAGCAAACGGATTGTTGTCTTTCTTAGCAATAATTTTAATTTATATGTACGAAAAAGTGTTTGGTTTAGTTTCTGATGTTACATTATTAGAGCTTTCAAACACAAACTCTAAATTACTTCGAGAATTAAATGAGAAAGCTCCAGGTACTTTCCAACACTCTATGCAAGTGGCTAATTTAGCAGAAGCAGCAGCGAATGAAATTGGAGCAAATTCGATGTTGGTAAGAACAGGTGCTTTGTATCACGATGTTGGTAAAATTGTAAATCCAATGTATTTTATCGAAAATCAAACCACAGGAGTAAACCCTCATAACGATTTATCGCCAAGAGATAGCGCAAAAATAATTACAGACCACGTAATAAAAGGAGTAGAAATTGCTAAAAAATATAACATTCCAGATAGAATTATAGATTTTATTAGAACACATCATGGAACAAGCACAACTTATTATTTTTATGTAAAAGAACAAGAACAAAATCCAGATACTAAAGTTGATATTAAAAAATTTCAATATCAAGGTCCTCTACCTTTTTCAAAAGAAACTGCTATTTTAATGATGTGTGATGCTGCAGAAGCAGCTTCAAAAAGTTTGGGAAAACCTACAGCACAGTCAATAAGCGATTTGATAGACAAAATTACAGATAAACAGATGGCAGATAATCAATTTATAAACTCTAATATTACTTTAAAAGAGATAGAAACCATAAAAAAAGTAATTAAGAAAAAGTTAATGAATATCTATCACTTAAGAGTAGAATATCCTGAATAA
- a CDS encoding nucleoside-diphosphate kinase, with amino-acid sequence MTTNRTFTMIKPDGVENGHTGAILEKINAAGFRIVALKKTQMTKADAETFYAVHNERPFFGELVEFMTRGPIVAAILEKENAVEDFRTLIGATNPADAAEGTIRKLYATSMGENAVHGSDSNENATIEGNFHFSGREQF; translated from the coding sequence ATGACAACAAATAGAACATTTACAATGATTAAACCAGATGGTGTAGAAAACGGGCATACTGGAGCAATCTTAGAAAAAATTAATGCAGCAGGCTTTAGAATTGTAGCTTTAAAAAAAACACAAATGACAAAAGCAGATGCAGAGACTTTTTACGCAGTACATAATGAACGTCCATTTTTTGGAGAATTAGTAGAATTTATGACTCGTGGACCAATTGTAGCTGCAATCTTAGAAAAAGAAAATGCAGTAGAAGATTTTAGGACTTTAATTGGTGCTACAAACCCAGCTGATGCTGCTGAAGGTACTATTAGAAAACTATATGCGACTTCTATGGGAGAAAATGCTGTACATGGTTCAGATTCTAATGAAAATGCTACTATCGAAGGAAATTTTCATTTTTCTGGAAGAGAGCAATTTTAA
- a CDS encoding transposase, whose translation MSEQSKGRNYLFSPKGRLGLMFLKHYANCSDRKLIEQLNSNLDYQFFCDIELGFERLTNYKIVSQIRCELAEKLDINSIEKILFNSWKNEIENPNQIVMDATCYESEVRYPSIQKLLWESVHWLYNQLRKTCSILGVKMIRSKYIKWKKRYQGFSKMRRKTKSKRISLTRGLLNLLSKFINFEKKLSENHNIEFIALYYKRINTIQRIYKQQKDHFDTGEKIKDRIVSIQKDYIRPIVRGKEVKPVEFGAKVNKVQIDGISFIEHINFNAFHEGNRFIQTVQKAQGLTRKKVKIAGADKIYATNKNRKHCSSKNIETDFIPKGKKPKNHKEKKQLRAIIAKERATRLEGSFGKDKEYYHLRKIKAKTKKNEILWIFFGIHTGNALEIGRRKIAKTAQQVA comes from the coding sequence ATTTCTGAACAATCAAAAGGGAGAAACTATCTTTTTAGTCCTAAAGGAAGACTAGGTTTAATGTTTTTAAAACATTATGCTAATTGTTCAGATAGAAAATTGATTGAGCAACTAAACTCGAATTTAGACTATCAATTTTTCTGTGATATAGAACTAGGTTTTGAACGCTTAACAAACTATAAAATAGTGAGCCAAATACGTTGTGAATTAGCAGAGAAACTCGATATTAATTCCATAGAAAAAATTCTATTCAACTCTTGGAAAAACGAAATTGAAAACCCCAATCAAATTGTAATGGATGCTACTTGTTATGAAAGTGAAGTTCGTTACCCTAGCATCCAAAAATTACTTTGGGAGTCGGTTCATTGGTTGTACAATCAATTACGTAAAACCTGCTCTATATTAGGGGTTAAAATGATTAGAAGTAAATATATCAAGTGGAAAAAACGTTATCAAGGATTTAGTAAAATGCGAAGAAAAACCAAGTCGAAACGTATTTCATTAACCCGAGGTTTACTCAATCTGTTAAGTAAATTTATCAACTTTGAAAAAAAGTTGTCAGAAAATCACAATATTGAGTTTATAGCTTTGTATTATAAGCGAATAAATACAATTCAAAGGATTTACAAACAACAAAAAGATCATTTTGATACAGGAGAAAAAATCAAAGATAGAATTGTAAGCATTCAAAAGGATTATATTCGTCCTATTGTTCGAGGAAAGGAAGTAAAACCTGTTGAATTTGGAGCAAAAGTTAACAAAGTTCAAATTGATGGAATTAGCTTTATCGAACATATTAACTTTAATGCATTTCATGAAGGAAATCGTTTTATTCAAACAGTCCAAAAAGCACAAGGATTAACTCGAAAAAAAGTAAAAATAGCTGGAGCAGATAAAATTTATGCCACCAATAAAAATAGAAAACACTGTAGTTCTAAGAACATAGAAACAGACTTTATCCCCAAGGGAAAAAAGCCGAAAAATCATAAAGAAAAAAAGCAACTTAGAGCTATTATCGCAAAAGAAAGAGCTACAAGATTAGAAGGTTCTTTTGGAAAGGATAAAGAATATTATCACTTACGAAAAATAAAAGCCAAAACTAAAAAGAATGAAATTCTATGGATATTCTTTGGAATACACACAGGGAATGCTCTTGAAATTGGCCGAAGAAAAATAGCTAAAACAGCACAACAAGTAGCCTAA
- a CDS encoding tetratricopeptide repeat protein, which produces MKKQIIALSLGLMSVITFAQKKELRTAEKAIKKNDYATALNAVKSVEGMLTDMKSKYKSKYYFLKGQALAGKKNYEDAAKAFNNLFSYEKEIGKSRYTKDAQPMLNDLIQKVSNAAIKAYNDDKDYKEATKQFYLTYKLSPKDTSFLYNAAVSASLAKDYDTSLEYYKELKNVGYTGIATQYLATNKTSGEVENLGSKSNRDTMVKLGQYTNPTTKVSKSKKAEIVKNIGYIYVNQGKTEEAIAALQEARKSNPKDINLLLNEAQMYIKLKKMDKFGALMKEAVELDPTNPTLFFNLGVVNANENKVEEAIKYYKKAIELDPNYGDAYMNMAAAILSKEKAIVDEMNENLSNFKKYDELQEKQKELYRKALPFLEKADEIKRTEDTVRSLLNIYDTLEMTNKSEPLRKVYKEMRGQ; this is translated from the coding sequence ATGAAAAAACAAATCATAGCGCTTTCATTAGGATTAATGTCTGTGATAACTTTTGCTCAAAAGAAAGAATTAAGAACCGCAGAAAAAGCGATTAAGAAAAACGATTATGCTACAGCATTAAACGCTGTTAAATCTGTAGAAGGCATGCTTACAGATATGAAATCTAAATATAAATCAAAATATTACTTTTTAAAAGGACAAGCTTTGGCTGGTAAAAAGAATTACGAAGATGCAGCAAAAGCCTTTAATAACCTATTTTCTTATGAAAAAGAAATTGGAAAAAGCAGATATACAAAAGATGCTCAACCGATGTTAAACGATTTAATTCAGAAAGTATCTAATGCTGCGATAAAGGCTTATAATGATGATAAAGATTATAAGGAAGCTACAAAACAATTTTACTTAACTTATAAATTAAGCCCCAAAGATACTTCCTTTTTATACAATGCAGCTGTTAGTGCTTCGTTAGCAAAAGATTATGATACTTCTTTAGAGTATTATAAAGAATTAAAAAATGTTGGCTATACAGGTATAGCAACGCAATATTTAGCCACTAATAAAACATCTGGAGAGGTTGAAAATTTAGGCTCGAAATCCAATAGAGATACCATGGTTAAACTTGGGCAATATACAAACCCTACAACAAAAGTTTCTAAATCTAAAAAAGCAGAAATTGTAAAAAATATTGGGTATATTTATGTAAATCAAGGAAAAACCGAAGAAGCAATTGCAGCTTTACAAGAAGCAAGAAAGTCAAATCCAAAGGATATAAACTTATTACTTAATGAAGCACAAATGTATATAAAGCTTAAAAAAATGGATAAATTTGGAGCCTTAATGAAAGAAGCTGTTGAGTTAGATCCTACAAACCCAACATTGTTCTTTAATTTAGGTGTGGTAAATGCTAATGAAAACAAGGTAGAAGAAGCTATTAAATATTATAAAAAAGCAATTGAACTAGACCCTAATTATGGAGATGCTTACATGAATATGGCTGCAGCTATTTTAAGTAAAGAAAAAGCTATTGTAGATGAGATGAATGAAAATTTATCGAACTTTAAAAAGTATGATGAATTACAAGAAAAGCAAAAAGAACTATATAGAAAAGCTTTGCCTTTTTTAGAAAAAGCAGATGAAATTAAAAGAACAGAAGATACTGTTCGTTCTTTATTAAATATTTACGATACTTTAGAGATGACTAATAAATCTGAGCCATTGAGAAAAGTTTATAAAGAAATGAGAGGTCAGTAA